One region of Salvelinus sp. IW2-2015 linkage group LG1, ASM291031v2, whole genome shotgun sequence genomic DNA includes:
- the mrps16 gene encoding small ribosomal subunit protein bS16m codes for MVRLSSFLLKTYHGGHIVIRLAMAGHKQSNRPFYRIVAAYNKRARDSKYIEQLGSYDPLPNIYNEKLVSFNSDRIKYWMGCGAHPTKPVAKLLGLAGFFPLHPMTVTEAERRRALAELAEGAAPEEVDKQQDL; via the exons CATCCTTCCTACTGAAGACATACCATGGAGGACACATTGTCATCAGATTGGCAATGGCTGGCCACAAACAGTCTAACAGACCTTTCTACCGGATTGTGGCAGCTTACAACAAGCGAGCACGAGACAGTAAATACATAGAACAACTGGGCTCTTATGACCCCCTGCCAAACATCTACAATGAGAAACTGGTCAGTTTCAACTCCGACAGGATCAAGTACTGGATGGGCTGTGGTGCACATCCAACGAAGCCTGTGGCCAAACTTTTAG GACTTGCTGGGTTCTTCCCCCTGCATCCCATGACAGTAACAGAGGCAGAGCGTCGCAGGGCKCTGGCAGAACTAGCAGAAGGAGCAGCTCCGGAGGAGGTAGATAAGCAGCAGGACCTATGA